One Geoalkalibacter subterraneus genomic window carries:
- a CDS encoding cobaltochelatase CobT-related protein encodes MKAKNLMKTFPYVAKALGEKSGIKVAVGPGPAATNGIDHINIPILPEDDEGALILGRRWLDHEIGHIRNSDMDAVNGKLKPGSFSFAVWNCVEDPRSDALMGATFPGSKINLREGIEYMIQKGIARRLPESGEIHTGECFLTWILNRLQVNRLGNDFCRPILEEAQEAMEEIFQPHLMAELEKMADEAETIETTEDGVELTLKIVSTLEKWLDDPPEPPENPDPSDEGEDGDSDENDQDQSGDCSGDNSDDGDDSQSQGSGSGNSDQEGGDDSDDGDGSGGQNGGFDQDVDDQDSGSGSGSDQDDDPKDGDSSKDGDSSKDGDSSKDGDSDDQDGDDDGQDDASDKDQGDDGDANNSQSQSNGNDNGRGAGHGGGKELIQALQQILETPEEICNRFDQGKQLQQELDELAEDIDPWDNRHVCMPEEDDPWQGPVDVSAVRRVTSQLRAKLTGLVQASRHQASPPRRRGKRLDTRVLHRLSVEDDRVFSTKRKDTAVNTAVMILVDRSGSMGSHQMEVAKSSALAAALALEAIPGVTPGVAAFPGPSGGVIPLTRLGQSPRRTSSNFAIGSGGGTPLGEAMWWAGYQLLSRRETRKILIVATDGDPNCPAGVHKAVAELGQAGIEMMGLGICYGRIQNFIKNSATIQNVEEMPKALFDMLQKTLLNRAA; translated from the coding sequence ATGAAAGCAAAAAATCTGATGAAGACCTTTCCCTACGTCGCAAAGGCGCTGGGGGAAAAATCAGGGATAAAGGTTGCTGTTGGCCCCGGTCCAGCAGCAACTAATGGCATCGACCATATCAACATCCCCATCCTCCCCGAGGATGACGAAGGGGCGCTGATTCTCGGTCGGCGTTGGTTAGACCACGAAATCGGCCATATTCGCAACTCGGATATGGATGCGGTCAACGGCAAACTCAAGCCGGGCTCGTTCTCTTTCGCAGTCTGGAACTGCGTTGAGGACCCGCGCTCGGATGCGCTTATGGGCGCAACCTTCCCTGGGTCGAAAATCAACCTTCGCGAGGGGATTGAATATATGATTCAGAAGGGCATCGCCCGGCGACTTCCCGAAAGTGGAGAAATCCACACCGGGGAGTGTTTTTTGACCTGGATACTCAATCGACTCCAGGTCAACCGTCTCGGAAATGATTTCTGCCGACCGATTCTCGAGGAAGCGCAGGAGGCAATGGAAGAGATCTTCCAGCCCCACCTGATGGCAGAACTCGAAAAGATGGCCGATGAGGCCGAGACCATCGAGACCACCGAAGACGGGGTAGAGCTGACACTGAAGATCGTCAGCACACTGGAGAAGTGGCTTGACGACCCACCCGAGCCGCCGGAAAACCCCGACCCCTCCGATGAGGGTGAGGACGGCGATTCTGATGAAAACGATCAGGATCAATCCGGTGATTGCTCCGGCGACAACTCCGACGATGGAGACGATAGCCAGAGTCAAGGATCAGGGTCGGGTAATTCCGACCAAGAAGGCGGTGACGACTCCGACGATGGGGACGGCAGCGGTGGTCAGAACGGAGGTTTTGACCAGGATGTCGATGACCAGGACTCGGGTTCCGGGTCTGGCTCCGACCAGGACGACGATCCCAAGGATGGGGATAGCTCCAAGGATGGGGATAGCTCCAAGGATGGGGATAGCTCCAAGGATGGAGACAGCGACGATCAGGACGGAGACGATGACGGCCAGGACGATGCGTCCGACAAGGATCAGGGAGATGACGGCGATGCCAACAACTCCCAGTCTCAGTCAAACGGCAACGATAATGGCCGTGGCGCCGGCCACGGTGGCGGCAAAGAGTTGATTCAGGCTCTTCAGCAGATCCTCGAAACACCGGAGGAGATCTGCAACCGCTTCGACCAGGGCAAACAGCTTCAGCAGGAACTTGATGAATTGGCTGAAGATATCGACCCCTGGGACAATCGCCATGTCTGTATGCCGGAAGAGGACGATCCGTGGCAAGGCCCGGTGGATGTCTCTGCTGTACGCAGAGTCACCAGCCAGTTACGGGCCAAGCTCACGGGTCTTGTCCAGGCAAGTCGCCATCAGGCCTCACCACCCCGGCGACGGGGCAAAAGGCTCGATACCCGAGTCCTACACCGCCTGTCGGTAGAGGATGATCGGGTGTTTAGCACCAAGAGGAAAGATACTGCTGTCAATACAGCGGTCATGATCCTCGTTGATCGCTCCGGGTCGATGGGCAGCCACCAGATGGAGGTTGCCAAATCTTCGGCTCTGGCAGCGGCCTTGGCCCTGGAAGCCATCCCCGGCGTTACACCTGGGGTGGCAGCTTTCCCGGGTCCGTCAGGAGGGGTCATTCCTCTGACACGGCTTGGGCAAAGCCCGCGGCGCACCTCCAGCAACTTCGCTATCGGAAGCGGTGGCGGAACTCCCCTCGGGGAGGCGATGTGGTGGGCCGGCTATCAGCTCCTTTCTCGTCGTGAGACGAGAAAGATCCTGATTGTGGCCACAGACGGCGATCCCAACTGCCCCGCCGGCGTACACAAGGCGGTGGCAGAACTTGGGCAAGCCGGGATCGAGATGATGGGTCTTGGAATTTGCTACGGCAGAATTCAAAACTTCATCAAAAACTCGGCCACCATCCAGAATGTCGAAGAGATGCCCAAGGCTCTCTTCGACATGTTGCAAAAAACCCTACTCAACAGGGCGGCATAA
- a CDS encoding ribonucleoside triphosphate reductase, with product MEKHEFPAYAGKYVRKRHGGIVPFSAKPIFAAIKKAVIACGGSDFEKVARLTSKVVEAMNDEFAVRTASLSVEESRKAIHSVEEIQDLVVKALIKGGHDEVGLAYVKYRLKRAELREGQALVKASVENISAYVGDVDWQVKENANMGYSVQGLNIHIAEEATKAFWLHQYSTDVKDAHVRGDMHMHDLGFLGNYCCGWDLKALLLKGFNGVAYKVAAGPAKHLDTALLQLVNFLYTMQGESAGAQAVSNFDTLLAPFVRHDGLSYKQVKRAMQQFIFNMNVPTRVGFQTPFTNITLDLFCPSNMADEAVVVGGELQETTYGQYQEEMDMINRAFCEVMMAGDSEGRIFSYPIPTFNVSKDWDWSAPQLEWPFQMAAKFGIPYFSNFINSDMDPEDARSMCCRLRLDNTELLKRGGGLFGANPLTGSIGVVTLNLPLAAYEAGDKDGFLTRIAELIDLASESLELKRKILEGYFDQGLYPYSKAYLADVKARTGQYLANHFSTIGLVGMHEALLNLGIEGGITSKEGHTFAVETLTFMRENIQAKQIATGNLYNLEATPAESTCYRLAKKALKVAPKIIVSGDEEPYFTNSSQLPVGYTEDIFEALTLQDDLQTQYTGGTVLHGFLGEQIEDWKMAMMLVKKSFTNFKLPYLSLTPTFSICSEHGYLAGEHFACPHCGKDAEVWSRVTGFYRPVQAYNPGKQQEYRDRSEYQLNDKDEAVKAA from the coding sequence ATGGAAAAGCATGAATTCCCGGCCTACGCCGGAAAATACGTCAGAAAACGGCACGGCGGGATCGTGCCGTTCTCGGCAAAACCAATATTTGCGGCCATCAAGAAGGCCGTTATCGCCTGTGGCGGTAGCGACTTCGAGAAGGTTGCACGGTTGACCAGCAAGGTGGTCGAGGCGATGAACGATGAGTTCGCCGTCCGCACCGCCAGTCTCTCTGTCGAAGAATCGCGCAAAGCTATTCATTCGGTTGAAGAGATTCAGGACCTCGTGGTGAAGGCCTTGATCAAGGGTGGTCACGATGAGGTCGGCTTGGCTTATGTGAAATATCGCCTCAAGCGGGCGGAACTTCGCGAGGGGCAGGCTCTGGTCAAGGCCAGCGTCGAAAATATCTCGGCGTATGTCGGTGATGTGGATTGGCAGGTTAAGGAGAACGCCAATATGGGTTACTCCGTACAAGGCCTCAATATCCATATCGCCGAGGAGGCCACCAAGGCCTTCTGGCTGCATCAGTATTCCACGGATGTTAAGGACGCGCATGTGCGAGGCGATATGCACATGCACGACCTTGGATTCCTGGGAAACTACTGTTGCGGCTGGGATCTGAAGGCTCTGCTTCTCAAGGGCTTTAACGGCGTAGCCTACAAGGTCGCCGCCGGCCCGGCGAAGCATCTCGATACCGCGCTTCTGCAGCTTGTAAACTTCCTCTACACCATGCAGGGGGAGTCGGCAGGAGCGCAGGCCGTGTCGAACTTCGACACTCTGCTTGCCCCCTTTGTTCGGCATGATGGCCTCTCTTATAAGCAAGTAAAAAGGGCCATGCAGCAGTTCATCTTCAATATGAACGTGCCGACGCGGGTCGGTTTCCAGACCCCCTTTACCAACATTACCCTCGATCTTTTCTGCCCTAGCAATATGGCAGATGAGGCCGTGGTGGTCGGAGGGGAGCTGCAGGAAACCACCTACGGGCAATACCAGGAGGAAATGGACATGATCAACCGCGCATTTTGCGAGGTGATGATGGCCGGAGACTCCGAGGGGCGCATCTTCTCTTATCCCATCCCGACGTTTAACGTCTCAAAGGATTGGGACTGGAGCGCTCCCCAGCTTGAGTGGCCGTTTCAGATGGCCGCCAAGTTCGGTATTCCATATTTCAGCAATTTCATCAACTCGGATATGGACCCGGAAGATGCCCGCAGTATGTGCTGCAGGCTTCGGCTGGACAATACCGAGCTTTTGAAACGGGGCGGCGGCCTCTTTGGCGCCAACCCCCTGACCGGCAGCATCGGCGTAGTCACCCTCAACTTGCCTTTGGCAGCGTATGAGGCGGGCGACAAGGACGGGTTTCTGACCCGTATCGCCGAGCTGATCGATCTGGCCAGCGAATCGTTGGAGCTTAAGAGGAAGATCCTCGAGGGCTACTTCGACCAGGGCCTTTACCCATACAGCAAGGCTTACCTCGCTGACGTAAAGGCCCGCACCGGTCAGTACCTGGCCAATCACTTCAGCACGATCGGCCTGGTCGGAATGCACGAGGCTCTTTTGAACCTTGGCATCGAAGGGGGCATCACCTCGAAAGAAGGCCATACCTTCGCGGTGGAAACGCTCACGTTTATGCGTGAGAACATCCAGGCCAAGCAGATCGCCACCGGCAATCTGTACAACCTGGAGGCCACCCCGGCCGAGTCGACTTGTTACAGGTTGGCTAAAAAGGCTCTGAAGGTCGCTCCGAAGATCATCGTCTCCGGAGATGAAGAGCCGTATTTCACCAACAGCTCGCAGCTGCCGGTGGGATACACCGAGGACATCTTCGAAGCTCTTACGCTTCAGGATGATCTGCAGACTCAGTATACCGGCGGCACTGTGCTTCACGGTTTTCTGGGCGAGCAGATCGAGGATTGGAAAATGGCGATGATGCTGGTGAAAAAATCCTTCACCAACTTCAAGCTTCCCTACCTTTCCTTGACTCCGACCTTCAGTATCTGCTCCGAGCATGGCTATCTTGCCGGCGAGCACTTTGCGTGTCCGCACTGCGGCAAGGATGCCGAGGTCTGGAGCCGGGTCACCGGCTTCTACCGCCCGGTGCAGGCCTACAACCCCGGGAAGCAGCAGGAGTACCGGGACCGGTCAGAATATCAACTAAACGATAAGGATGAAGCGGTCAAAGCCGCCTGA
- a CDS encoding DUF7146 domain-containing protein, translating to MSKTNRIHLDADEVRREARGRWESILSSLASGFDPALQRVGKHVDCPMPSHGGKNDFRFFKDVAETGGAICSCGKWGDGFALLMAKNGWSFPDALQEVGSYLGLTDQKEREERAKRRNDPREQERLAKERAEKEAKRKKDDQTLRRGLNEVWSNSVAIDHPQAEPARLYLARRGLKVRNLPQTLRCHPYLPYYEEGEKIGVFPALVAMVQAPDGAPVTLHRIYLTDEGFKAPVPSPKKLMAYPSDRTLRGAAIRLGPLTKERTLGVAEGIETALAVQQGSDEMPVWATISASILENFEPPSEVVLLCIWADKDRSEAGQKAAKELKKKVGIQAVGLLPGEPIPENKKSIDWLDIVAKYGFSGIYSLKSIKQLIKKAG from the coding sequence ATGTCGAAAACAAACCGCATCCACCTGGATGCCGACGAAGTAAGAAGGGAGGCCCGTGGTCGCTGGGAATCGATTCTCAGCTCTCTGGCTTCCGGCTTCGACCCGGCACTCCAGCGGGTCGGAAAACATGTAGATTGCCCCATGCCGAGTCACGGCGGCAAGAACGACTTCCGGTTTTTCAAGGATGTCGCCGAAACCGGTGGGGCCATTTGCTCCTGCGGAAAATGGGGTGACGGGTTTGCCCTGCTCATGGCTAAAAACGGCTGGAGCTTTCCCGATGCCCTGCAGGAAGTTGGCAGCTACCTTGGCTTGACCGACCAGAAAGAACGGGAGGAACGGGCCAAGCGGCGCAACGACCCCAGGGAGCAAGAAAGGCTTGCAAAAGAGCGAGCCGAAAAAGAAGCGAAACGCAAAAAAGACGATCAGACGCTTCGCAGGGGGCTCAATGAGGTCTGGAGCAACAGTGTTGCGATCGACCACCCCCAGGCAGAGCCAGCACGGCTCTATCTGGCACGCAGAGGCCTTAAGGTGCGAAATCTTCCCCAAACTTTGCGTTGCCACCCCTACCTTCCCTACTACGAGGAAGGTGAAAAAATCGGGGTATTCCCTGCACTGGTTGCCATGGTGCAGGCCCCCGACGGCGCACCTGTGACTCTTCACCGGATATATCTTACCGATGAAGGGTTTAAAGCGCCGGTTCCCTCTCCCAAAAAACTCATGGCCTATCCTTCGGATAGAACCTTGAGGGGCGCAGCTATCCGGCTGGGTCCACTTACCAAGGAGAGGACTCTTGGGGTCGCTGAGGGCATAGAAACCGCTCTTGCCGTCCAACAGGGGTCGGATGAGATGCCGGTGTGGGCAACCATCTCTGCATCAATTCTGGAAAATTTCGAACCTCCCAGTGAGGTTGTGCTTCTTTGCATCTGGGCTGACAAAGACCGGTCAGAGGCCGGCCAAAAGGCCGCAAAGGAACTCAAAAAGAAGGTAGGCATCCAGGCGGTTGGACTTCTGCCTGGAGAACCGATCCCAGAAAACAAGAAAAGCATCGACTGGCTCGATATCGTTGCCAAGTACGGTTTCTCTGGAATCTACAGCCTGAAATCAATCAAGCAATTGATCAAAAAGGCTGGATAA
- a CDS encoding M48 family metallopeptidase, whose translation MSFFDIHASLNAPPQLNEMLLAGGAAAILLVFLQYFIFSISPLKYRLKKIFPGTNLKKVDKESVLAKHWQNICTMLNIEPPPLFIAETHTLNAFAYEAGWKKAVIVSAGLINHFHIAEILWVLSHEAAHIKYKDAKALTLMTSGSRSIIFGCRIRNFILSLIARSLSFLRFVPGSKLIILILIFPLNLISILSSFTLKTSLFIFNVLDSMISRRMELRCDKVAAETVGYEPAISALHKLNQKKPPLLGLNTHPCTKRRIRLLEKHKKSPAI comes from the coding sequence TTGAGTTTCTTCGATATCCACGCATCACTAAATGCTCCTCCGCAGTTAAACGAGATGCTGCTTGCAGGAGGTGCTGCAGCAATCCTTCTTGTGTTTCTGCAATATTTTATATTTTCTATTTCGCCTTTGAAATACCGACTCAAAAAAATCTTTCCGGGAACAAATCTTAAAAAAGTCGATAAAGAATCCGTGCTCGCCAAACACTGGCAAAACATCTGCACTATGCTCAACATTGAACCACCTCCCCTTTTTATTGCCGAAACCCATACCCTTAATGCCTTCGCTTATGAAGCCGGATGGAAAAAAGCGGTTATCGTCTCAGCAGGACTGATTAATCACTTCCACATTGCCGAAATTCTGTGGGTCTTAAGCCATGAAGCGGCGCACATAAAATATAAAGACGCAAAAGCCTTGACGTTGATGACCTCTGGCTCTCGGTCCATTATTTTCGGATGTCGTATTCGAAACTTTATTCTATCTCTTATTGCCCGATCGCTTTCTTTCCTGCGTTTTGTGCCTGGCTCAAAGTTAATCATCCTTATTCTTATCTTCCCTCTGAATCTGATATCTATCCTCTCCTCCTTTACCCTTAAAACATCACTTTTTATCTTCAACGTCCTCGATTCGATGATCTCCCGACGAATGGAGTTGCGCTGCGATAAGGTCGCAGCCGAGACTGTCGGTTATGAACCCGCCATAAGCGCTTTGCATAAATTGAATCAAAAAAAGCCACCTCTTCTTGGGCTAAACACACACCCTTGCACCAAGAGAAGAATACGTCTTCTGGAAAAACACAAAAAAAGCCCGGCAATTTAG
- a CDS encoding metal-dependent hydrolase, producing MMAPTHALTGIAAYLALAQAFPQVLAVNAVTIAAATLGSVAPDIDEPRSWIGKRLMFLSVPLLFIARHRGFTHSLLAAALGSVGVFWLFHPQYGLTWVLAFFVGFVAHLFGDWNTNSGVPLLWPCEKRYRAPWAFATGGFFETIFLLVLSVLIFLAGKQWAADFLRDFKI from the coding sequence ATGATGGCTCCAACACACGCACTCACCGGTATTGCCGCCTATCTTGCTCTGGCCCAGGCATTCCCCCAGGTCTTGGCGGTCAACGCGGTCACAATTGCGGCAGCAACCTTGGGCAGCGTGGCCCCGGATATTGACGAACCCCGCAGCTGGATCGGAAAGCGTCTGATGTTTTTATCGGTGCCGTTGCTCTTTATCGCACGGCATCGCGGTTTTACGCACTCTCTTCTTGCTGCGGCTCTTGGTTCCGTTGGAGTTTTCTGGCTTTTCCATCCTCAATACGGGCTCACGTGGGTTCTTGCCTTTTTTGTCGGATTTGTGGCTCATCTTTTCGGGGATTGGAACACTAACTCCGGGGTCCCTCTTTTGTGGCCCTGCGAGAAAAGATACAGGGCTCCGTGGGCCTTTGCGACCGGCGGTTTTTTTGAAACAATTTTTCTTCTGGTACTCTCTGTCCTGATTTTTCTTGCCGGAAAACAGTGGGCCGCCGATTTCTTGAGAGATTTCAAGATATGA